A genome region from Micromonospora inyonensis includes the following:
- a CDS encoding WXG100 family type VII secretion target, which yields MSQTQAEAAVMQQTAAKFEQVDQSLQTMLTQLMAELEVLQQAWRGAGGRSFEQVRQQWSQDQAALQRALRETAQAIRTAGTQYDTSDAEAASRVAGTNRGIQLPL from the coding sequence GTGTCCCAGACCCAGGCAGAAGCCGCGGTGATGCAGCAGACCGCCGCGAAGTTCGAGCAGGTCGACCAGTCGTTGCAGACCATGCTGACCCAGCTCATGGCCGAGCTGGAGGTGTTGCAGCAGGCCTGGCGCGGGGCCGGGGGCCGGTCGTTCGAGCAGGTCCGGCAGCAGTGGTCGCAGGACCAGGCGGCGTTGCAGCGGGCCCTGCGGGAGACCGCCCAGGCCATCCGTACCGCCGGTACGCAGTACGACACGTCGGACGCCGAGGCGGCCAGCCGGGTGGCCGGCACCAACCGTGGCATCCAGCTGCCGCTCTGA
- a CDS encoding WXG100 family type VII secretion target — MDNGVLVVNFAALQQAGADIQRALNTLDSQLGQLERDAAPLVASWTGEAREAYSVRQTRWRSASQDLQAMLRDIKVAVDDSAADYLNTEKRNVNLFQ, encoded by the coding sequence ATGGACAACGGTGTGCTGGTCGTCAACTTCGCCGCGCTCCAGCAGGCGGGCGCGGACATCCAGCGGGCGCTGAACACGCTCGACTCGCAGCTCGGCCAGTTGGAGCGGGACGCCGCCCCGCTCGTGGCGAGCTGGACCGGCGAGGCGCGGGAGGCGTACTCGGTGCGTCAGACCCGGTGGCGTTCCGCCTCGCAGGATCTCCAGGCGATGCTGCGGGACATCAAGGTCGCCGTGGACGACTCCGCCGCCGACTACCTCAACACGGAGAAGCGCAACGTCAACCTCTTCCAGTAG
- the eccE gene encoding type VII secretion protein EccE produces the protein MTVATTRRPTPAAGVPAPTGPADRSGTPTTPGTGSASRPPRPARWTVRRSRPARGVRAGQVVAAQVALALVGAALGRGVPATAGAVLVAVLLLAVAWLRIRRRWLFEWLGTATGHLTRRRVLPPATAPPALLALVAPDASVHGAELAGDPAAVVSDPEGLTALLELTDPGGMLGDGERNLPDPAALLPPAGPDTPPLRIQLLLAGTPAPGPGAGGSQVAASYRQLTEGRVPGYERAVLAVRALRVDGWSDEELRRALSGAVRKVVRRLSPVTARPLGPEAALRVLGELAHHDGGQPGRESWQVLRLGGLFQSTHRLRRWPDLRTEGGRQLVPRLLGLPASAITVSLCAGPRGGGQTALPVELSVRVAADTPGDLSVAEQALRRLVDGLGGEVRRLDGDQLPGLTATLPLARAGVGGPTATGPLDGVVLPLGTAGLVIGANRHGGPVTLRVFRPEATRIVLAGGVRAAQLVALRAMALGARVVVQTARPRAWEPFVRGVGVPGGAVAMLPPGRPPGGVPGSPLHPLLVVVDAGPVTADAAPGPGWQTTLVVRDELTPADGDALARADLAVLQPLNPAEAAVAGTALGLGGSAEWLTRIREDMVAVVNRRALRWALIAPTPIEAQLIGPPSRR, from the coding sequence GTGACGGTGGCGACGACCCGCCGGCCGACCCCGGCAGCCGGCGTTCCGGCCCCGACCGGGCCGGCGGACCGGAGCGGGACGCCCACCACGCCGGGCACCGGATCCGCGTCCCGGCCACCGCGGCCGGCCCGGTGGACCGTACGCCGGTCCCGCCCCGCACGCGGGGTCCGGGCCGGACAGGTCGTCGCCGCCCAGGTGGCGCTCGCCCTGGTCGGCGCCGCCCTCGGCCGGGGTGTCCCGGCCACCGCCGGTGCGGTGCTGGTCGCGGTGCTGCTGCTGGCGGTCGCCTGGCTGCGGATCCGACGACGGTGGCTCTTCGAATGGCTGGGCACCGCCACCGGTCACCTGACCCGACGCCGGGTCCTGCCGCCGGCCACCGCCCCGCCCGCACTGCTCGCCCTGGTCGCGCCGGACGCCTCGGTCCACGGTGCCGAACTGGCCGGCGACCCCGCTGCGGTGGTAAGTGATCCCGAAGGGCTGACCGCCCTGCTCGAACTGACCGACCCGGGCGGCATGCTCGGTGACGGCGAGCGGAACCTGCCCGATCCGGCGGCGCTGCTCCCCCCGGCCGGCCCGGACACGCCGCCGCTGCGGATCCAGCTGCTGCTCGCCGGCACGCCCGCCCCCGGCCCGGGGGCGGGGGGCAGCCAGGTGGCGGCCTCCTACCGCCAGCTCACCGAGGGGCGGGTGCCCGGCTATGAGCGGGCGGTGCTGGCCGTGCGGGCGTTGCGGGTGGACGGCTGGTCCGACGAGGAGCTGCGCCGGGCCCTCTCCGGTGCGGTACGCAAGGTGGTCCGCCGTCTCTCGCCGGTCACCGCCCGCCCGCTGGGCCCGGAGGCCGCGCTGCGCGTACTCGGTGAACTGGCCCACCACGACGGCGGCCAGCCGGGCCGGGAGAGCTGGCAGGTGCTCCGCCTGGGCGGCCTGTTCCAGTCCACCCACCGGCTGCGGCGCTGGCCCGACCTGCGCACCGAGGGCGGTCGGCAGCTGGTGCCACGGCTGCTGGGACTGCCCGCCTCGGCAATCACCGTCTCGCTCTGCGCCGGTCCGCGCGGCGGCGGTCAGACGGCGCTGCCGGTCGAGCTGTCGGTACGCGTGGCCGCCGACACCCCCGGTGACCTCTCCGTCGCCGAGCAGGCGCTGCGTCGACTGGTGGACGGCCTGGGCGGGGAGGTACGCCGGCTCGACGGGGACCAGCTCCCCGGGTTGACCGCCACGCTGCCGCTCGCCCGCGCCGGGGTCGGGGGGCCGACCGCCACCGGGCCCCTCGACGGGGTGGTACTGCCGCTCGGTACCGCCGGTCTGGTGATCGGCGCGAACCGGCACGGTGGCCCGGTCACCCTGCGGGTGTTCCGCCCCGAGGCCACCCGGATCGTCCTGGCCGGCGGGGTACGCGCCGCCCAACTGGTCGCTCTGCGGGCGATGGCGCTCGGGGCCCGGGTCGTGGTGCAGACCGCGCGCCCCCGGGCCTGGGAACCGTTCGTCCGGGGGGTGGGCGTGCCGGGCGGCGCGGTCGCGATGCTCCCGCCCGGACGGCCGCCGGGCGGGGTGCCCGGCTCGCCGCTGCACCCGCTGCTGGTGGTGGTGGACGCCGGCCCGGTGACCGCCGACGCCGCGCCCGGTCCGGGCTGGCAGACCACCCTCGTCGTACGGGACGAGCTGACCCCGGCCGACGGTGACGCCCTCGCCCGGGCCGACCTGGCGGTGCTGCAACCGCTGAATCCGGCCGAGGCCGCCGTGGCCGGCACCGCGCTCGGGCTGGGCGGCTCCGCAGAGTGGCTGACCCGGATCCGGGAGGACATGGTGGCGGTGGTGAACCGGCGGGCGCTGCGCTGGGCGCTGATCGCTCCGACCCCGATCGAGGCGCAGCTGATCGGCCCGCCCAGTCGCCGCTGA